In Euwallacea fornicatus isolate EFF26 chromosome 20, ASM4011564v1, whole genome shotgun sequence, a single window of DNA contains:
- the LOC136345640 gene encoding zinc finger protein 567-like, translating into MDNGSIYRCRLCLNQTSKKVDIFRHDFPKMIELLAGIKVDPEDNFPKESCLDCAKNVKFCMSVRKQILLSHKELLKEFVHEKIVGSTQEEGVSNTKPLVSEKELTELAKPQVKRPLRRRRSRRRPQTPESTSDEDDEENFENFSKNEEFEEVKEEIDATDRDLEDEDFVEEITLISEVRPEAEAQSGSIKAEVSQNIKLEVDPTESSQEIPPSQQPLSPERLRRKRNMIAVSNKILQQEKMSDKRYSNVIFVRKSVREKMKKQTQGAKPRLKQEKSDDSNIIWKNGKKYAACEICKKEVKKHYLKHHMSTHFPEHFSCDICGVTTRNLRGLRYHKLYWHSSKLDYICDKCGKKYRSKHALDLHNKKEHGGVRDLECNICGKKFFQKMHLKRHIDGIHKKLRPHKCEYCGKDFSKRTHLVTHWRTHTNETPYGCEMCGERFKLKLSLKNHLRRAHNFEEKERAFCDICNRGFATEQGLRAHINSRIHEGEKCQYCAESFTPEYLQVHLREVHLNVDYF; encoded by the exons ATGGATAACGGGTCTATCTACAGGTGTAGATTATGTTTAAATCAAACTTCGAAAAAAGTGGATATATTTAGGcatgattttccaaaaatgataGAACTTTTGGCAGGAATAAAG GTAGACCCAGAGGATAACTTCCCCAAGGAATCTTGTTTAgattgtgccaaaaatgtaaaattttgcatGTCAGTCAGAAAGCAAATCCTTCTGTCTCATAAGGAATTACTCAAAGAAtttgtacatgaaaaaatagTAGGGTCTACCCAGGAAGAAGGCGTGAGTAATACCAAACCTCTTGTAAGTGAAAAAGAGCTTACAGAGCTTGCAAAGCCTCAAGTGAAACGTCCGTTACGTCGAAGAAGAAGCCGAAGACGTCCTCAGACACCTGAAAGCACAAGTGATGAAGATGATGAGGAAAACTTCGAAAACTTCAGTAAAAATGAAGAGTTTGAAGAAGTTAAAGAGGAAATTGATGCTACAGATCGAGATTTAGAAGATGAAGACTTTGTGGAGGAAATCACTTTAATATCAGAAGTACGTCCTGAAGCTGAGGCTCAATCAGGGAGTATAAAAGCAGAAGTTAGCCAAAATATCAAACTGGAAGTAGACCCTACTGAATCATCACAAGAAATACCTCCAAGCCAACAGCCTTTATCTCCAGAAAGATTAAGAAGGAAAAGAAATATGATTGCTGTGAGTAACAAAATTTTGCAGCAAGAAAAAATGAGCGACAAGCGATACTCTAACGTGATATTTGTGCGAAAGTCCGTTAGAGAAAAGATGAAAAAGCAGACACAGGGGGCGAAACCCAGATTGAAGCAAGAAAAGTCAGATGACTCAAATATCATCTGGAAAAATGGCAAGAAGTATGCCGCCTGTGAAATCTGCAAAAAGGAggttaaaaaacattatttgaagCACCACATGTCGACTCACTTTCCAGAGCATTTTAGCTGCGATATTTGCGGTGTTACCACTAGAAACTTAAGGGGGCTGAGGTATCATAAGTTATATTGGCATTCCTCTAAATTGGATTATATATGCGATAAGTGTGGTAAAAAATATAGGTCAAAACATGCCTTAGATCTGCATAATAAAAAGGAGCATGGAGGAGTCCGAGATTTGGAATGCAATATTTGTGGCAAGAAGTTCTTTCAGAAAA TGCATTTAAAACGACACATAGATGGAATTCATAAAAAACTGCGACCGCATAAATGCGAGTATTGCGGTAAAGATTTCAGCAAGCGCACGCACTTGGTGACTCACTGGCGCACACATACCAACGAGACGCCATATGGTTGCGAAATGTGTGGGGAGAGATTCAAGCTTAAATTATCCCTTAAAAATCATCTCCGAAGGGCACacaatttcgaagaaaaagaaagagcCTTTTGTGATATTTGCAATAGGGGATTCGCCACAGAACAGGGCTTGAGGGCGCACATAAACTCGAGGATCCATGAAGGGGAAAAATGTCAGTATTGCGCGGAGTCGTTCACGCCAGAGTATTTGCAAGTTCATTTGCGTGAAGTTCACTTAAATGTGGATTACTTTTAA
- the smg gene encoding protein Smaug homolog 2 — protein MEFGRQRDFSEFYDQLNELRMKFRNWDSCEKTVALYYLMVGLPFANARFLQNALDQLVTAINTIERQVMEQNANDPEFIKNFLSENPQSALCLLLNHLPLLRPGNKEAATCYLNTIQRILTEFITPPFKKIYNECVEIMSYVYIHPAFDKEDKTIFKHLLKQVLNRVTPENFVHSPVSASNPVINTDFTQQDKKRSNSLTPGISYLNDTESWSSQENLVQAFHKPRSFSLSCEKSISDNHPYIPLSSSESKLEEILKNNFPLMQSIMSWLKSLRLHKYEWIFHDLTANQMLNLSEDYLIEAGVTKGARQKILLSLDKLRNRQKMLADLEIALMNGSDVYEALKELKSVLQSPMQVTLGEDLCSQLVKVMGKVCTQLLMLRQPTDEILVLFNSLCEKADNLNCFTIEQKKKLNMWKEQLDARNVFLPCQQKVSGRKGTKGNHLKNVPLNVFEISVDPSSTSHKSSSYPNMQINSSVHMHRHSVDSVTLQNQLLQISKSSNPHNTSASRNNVNNTVSSQLKHKSDIQTLKNDCDDIEDSLESLCIQMMEHALGP, from the coding sequence ATGGAATTCGGTCGCCAGCGAGACTTTTCTGAGTTTTATGACCAGCTAAACGAGCTCAGAATGAAATTTCGGAACTGGGATAGCTGCGAGAAAACTGTTGCCCTGTACTATCTCATGGTGGGTCTGCCTTTTGCCAATGCCCGGTTCCTGCAAAACGCCCTGGATCAGCTGGTCACCGCAATCAACACTATTGAGAGACAGGTAATGGAACAAAACGCAAATGATCCAGAATTCATTAAGAATTTTCTGTCGGAAAACCCTCAGTCTGCTCTTTGTTTGTTGCTCAATCACCTGCCGTTATTGAGGCCAGGAAACAAAGAAGCTGCCACTTGCTACCTGAACACTATCCAGCGAATATTGACTGAATTTATTACCCCtccttttaagaaaatttataatgagtGTGTTGAGATTATGTCATATGTGTATATCCACCCAGCATTTGATAAAGAAGACAAGACAATTTTTAAGCATCTGCTCAAACAGGTTTTAAATCGAGTCACTCCAGAGAATTTTGTCCACTCCCCTGTTAGTGCCTCAAACCCTGTTATCAACACAGACTTCACTCAGCAAGATAAGAAACGGTCAAACAGTTTAACTCCAGGAATATCATACCTGAATGATACGGAAAGCTGGTCTTCACAGGAAAATCTAGTACAGGCATTCCATAAACCTCGAAGCTTTTCTCTATCCTGTGAGAAGTCTATTAGTGACAACCATCCTTACATCCCATTAAGCAGTTCTGAGAGCAAGCTAgaagaaattctaaaaaacaattttcctctCATGCAGAGCATAATGTCTTGGTTAAAGTCCTTGAGGCTGCACAAATATGAATGGATCTTCCATGACTTAACTGCTAATCAAATGCTCAATTTAAGTGAGGATTACTTGATAGAAGCTGGAGTTACAAAGGGAGCACGCCAGAAGATATTACTCAGTCTTGATAAGTTAAGAAATCGTCAGAAGATGCTTGCAGACCTTGAAATTGCACTTATGAATGGTAGTGATGTTTATGAAGCCTTGAAGGAACTGAAAAGTGTTTTGCAAAGCCCTATGCAAGTAACATTAGGAGAAGACTTATGTTCGCAGTTGGTTAAAGTAATGGGTAAAGTTTGTACTCAGCTGCTTATGCTGCGACAGCCGACTGACGAAATCTTAGTGCTTTTTAATTCATTATGTGAGAAAGCTGACAATCTAAACTGTTTTACAATTGagcaaaagaagaaattaaacatgTGGAAGGAACAACTAGATGCTAGGAATGTGTTTCTTCCATGTCAACAAAAAGTTTCTGGTCGAAAAGGTACAAAgggaaatcatttaaaaaatgttcctttaaatgtttttgaaatatctgtaGACCCATCTTCAACCTCCCACAAAAGTTCATCATACCCCAATATGCAAATAAATTCTAGTGTTCATATGCACAGACACTCAGTGGATAGTGTAACACTACAGAATCAACTTTTACAAATAAGTAAGTCTTCAAATCCTCACAACACTAGTGCTAGTAGAAACAATGTAAATAACACTGTAAGTTCGCAATTGAAGCACAAATCAGACATTCAGACTTTAAAGAATGATTGTGATGATATAGAAGATAGTTTAGAATCTTTATGTATACAAATGATGGAGCACGCGTTAGGTCCCTAA
- the pns gene encoding DENN domain-containing protein 5B, which translates to MAKFADYFVICGLDYNSGLEPDKYSDNLHISPLERSYKCKVLAHYPESNKANTFDESAVSMLSLPNGLKFRTQKHSVTQSPNFHSFLITRENGKRCYGFSLIFYEEVRNRDICTAMQTLQAMYVTELSSGVKNRSIQQVQNQGPQSRSLPKHFKLNSPNVNSSILTYYDIVKDKLFVSKCIGIICQTAYVQAAKMFLENLYRCAPRKSASLNGLSLESYVFNLLYEMELPAPGKSILIHLPPSDPHLPPANTILQNPAPPLELPHSDYYMRLMFTWLGVEIIVQLFTCLLLENQVLLRSTDSQKLMVVAEGMTTLLFPFSWPHVYVPILPAELHHFLDAPVPFLMGLYASSENLKLASEATLCYVDIDKCKVQLPEEMPIFPHLETFVAEIWSLLDKYGVHVPNSENVRNLWDAPPRSCNTLPGRPQNQRKLSLHNTLDCDRPPSPPGSARSEALQRIADIVRRTGVALDKKEIQQPSDCYLEEMRFNNAVRETFLNRFVHIFQSYENFVIFPTNHNKEDWFNNRDEMQNFDKASFLSDQPETDRLFLWRFLESQMFATLIDNKILSQWGERDDNLQIFDNRIKLLKQRYGGENLLRSIAYEPCTIMHETQKLLERRLQNPEFESPMPREIMNSKPAASRQFPLLHKDILNKTPVVSKGSIPRARELRKGFTFGKPPIPNNDKNAKLHTNQDVSPALLAQANWTFVEKLLGDCKAKTKRMLLAKLGAEGVTLSSNQSSDSFGAVEENTLVAALCDFLERVWSHGLQRKRGKSALWTHLLAYQEKYKGQNEKDNNYLAADISRLTTSLESWNSPGSDRTKSDLPDLPNSIFFDITNVQAMPDVKTGIGFARAWVRLALEKKQLSKHLRALLLDQGLLKELYKRSAFVRCEEEKEQFLYHLLSLNAVDYFCFTSTYPTTVIPYNIMIVPNKKGAYTSANVWVVLSGTLSETQRIQVPKNIYSFEYRNRNLGVLTTLRIGHDNSGLYAKWMVDYVLVRNYVTGHTYRFTCGRWLGRGIDDGSTERLLVGNLLSLKKEEEENRPTGSLGRSTPRTRSPAPSPRPELKASELQYMLGDCVNNIVKWRYTRNSERHTTLTALLCSEDGLVQCLENVFLLGFKSARMFVGKNYLWDYFVRVKDQFEQNLMDELSGNKTASLERNHQETVAVWRCYCHLIDEIRHTSKNLGKDGKFQLFICLGVREHLLHRMLIPMSSCRITQEMYEENSFLRKRSLQTFLTQILAPLDELDVVLENSVTHGITSPSAHI; encoded by the exons ATGGCAAAGTTTGCCGATTACTTTGTAATTTGTGGATTAGATTATAATTCAGGATTGGAGCCAGATAAATATTCTG ATAACCTTCATATTTCACCTTTAGAACGGTCTTACAAATGTAAAGTTTTGGCTCATTATCCTGAGAGTAACAAAGCAAATACTTTTGATGAATCTGCTGTTTCTATG CTTTCCTTGCCCAATGGTCTCAAATTTAGAACTCAAAAGCACTCAGTAACCCAATCTCCAAATTTCCATTCCTTCCTTATAACAAGGGAAAATGGCAAAAGGTGTTACGGCTTTAGTCTGATATTTTATGAAGAAGTCCGAAACCGTGATATTTGCACCGCAATGCAAACGTTACAA GCCATGTATGTAACAGAACTATCTAGTGGCGTGAAAAACAGATCAATACAACAAGTGCAAAACCAAGGTCCTCAATCGCGCTCTTTGCCTAAGCATTTTAAACTTAACTCCCCGAATGTGAACAGCTCAATATTGACTTATTATGACATAGTCAAGGATAAGTTGTTTGTGTCAAAGTGTATTGGAATAATTTGTCAGACAGCATATGTGCAAGCGGCTAAAATGTTCCTAGAAAACTTGTACAG atgTGCGCCTAGAAAATCTGCGTCTCTCAACGGCCTCAGCCTAGAGAGCTACGTATTCAACTTATTATATGAG ATGGAGTTGCCAGCTCCGGGAAAAAGCATTCTTATTCATCTGCCACCCTCAGACCCTCACTTGCCACCGGCAAATACAATTTTGCAAAACCCAGCTCCACCCTTAGAGTTGCCACATTCCGACTATTATATGCGACTCATGTTTACATGGCTAGGAGTGGAAATTATAGTTCAATTATTTACTTGTTTACTTTTAGAAAATCAAGTTTTATTGAGAAGCACTG ATTCTCAAAAACTGATGGTGGTCGCAGAAGGAATGACAACACTGTTATTCCCTTTTTCATGGCCTCATGTTTATGTCCCTATTTTACCCGCGGAACTGCACCATTTCCTTGACGCCCCAGTTCCATTTTTAATGG gttTATATGCTTcttctgaaaatttaaaattggctTCAGAGGCCACACTATGTTACGTTGATATTGATAAGTGTAAAGTGCAGCTACCCGAGGAAATGCCCATTTTTCCGCATTTGGAAACTTTCGTCGCTGAAATTTGGTCTCTTTTGGACAAGTACGGCGTGCATGTGCCAAATTCTGAAAACGTCAGAAATTTATGg gaTGCGCCACCTAGGAGCTGCAACACCCTTCCGGGTAGACCTCAAAACCAAAGAAAACTTTCCCTACATAATACTCTTGACTGTGATAGGCCTCCTTCGCCTCCCGGTTCAGCGCGATCTGAGGCTTTGCAAAGAATCGCTGATATTGTAAGGCGAACTGGAGTTGCCTTGGATAAAAAGGAAATCCAGCAACCATCGGATTGTTACCTTGAAGAAATGAGATTTAATAATGCTGTGAGAGAGACGTTTTTGAACAGATTCGTTCATATATTCCAATCTTATGAGAATTTCGTCATATTTCCCACTAACCAT AATAAAGAAGACTGGTTTAATAACCGAGATGAAATGCAAAACTTCGATAAAGCATCCTTCCTTTCGGACCAACCGGAAACTGATCGTCTCTTTCTGTGGCGATTTTTAGAGTCTCAGATGTTTGCTACTTTAATAGACAACAAAATCTTGTCTCAGTGGGGAGAGCGTGATGATAATCTTCAGATTTTCGACAATAGAATAAAGCTTTTGAAACAACGCTATGGCGGCGAAAACTTGCTCAGATCTATTGCCTATGAGCCCTGCACAATCATGCACGAGACGCAAAAATTGTTGGAAAGGAGATTGCAAAATCCAGAGTTTGAAAGTCCAATGCCGCGCGAAATTATGAATTCTAAACCTGCAGCGAGCAGACAGTTTCCTTTATTACATAAGGATATATTGAATAAAACCCCGGTTGTGAGTAAGGGAAGCATCCCAAGGGCAAGAGAGTTGCGGAAAGGATTTACCTTTGGAAAACCCCCTATTCCCAATAATGACAAAAATGCGAAGTTGCATACCAATCAGGATGTTTCTCCAGCTCTTTTGGCTCAGGCAAACTGGACTTTTGTAGAGAAATTGTTGGGA gactgTAAAGCTAAAACCAAAAGGATGCTGTTGGCCAAATTGGGAGCTGAAGGGGTGACTTTATCGAGTAATCAATCCTCAGATAGTTTTGGGGCAGTAGAAGAAAACACTTTAGTTGCGGCTTTGTGCGACTTTTTGGAACGTGTTTGGTCCCACGGTTTGCAACGAAAACGAGGCAAATCTGCACTGTGGACTCATTTGTTGGCATATCAGGAAAAATACAAGGGTCAGAACGAgaaagataataattatttagcaGCAG ACATTTCACGTTTAACTACAAGTTTAGAAAGCTGGAACAGTCCCGGAAGCGACCGAACTAAAAGCGACCTTCCCGACTTACCCAATAGCATATTTTTCGATATAACCAACGTCCAGGCAATGCCAGATGTCAAAACAGGTATTGGATTCGCCAGAGCTTGGGTTCGATTGGCATTAGAAAAGAAACAACTCTCCAAACATTTACGGGCATTATTGCTGGACCAGGGCCTCCTGAAAGAATTGTACAAGCGATCTGCTTTCGTGCGATGCGAAGAGGAGAAGGAGCAATTTTTATACCATTTGCTCTCACTGAATGCTGtggattatttttgttttaccaGTACATACCCGACGACTGTGATACCTTATAACATCATGATAGTTCCCAATAAGAAAGGAGCCTACACGTCCGCAAATGTATGGGTGGTTTTGTCAGGGACGTTGTCGGAAACTCAGAGAATTCAAGTccccaaaaatatatacagtttCGAGTATAGGAACAGAAATTTGGGAGTTTTGACTACTTTGAGAATTGGACACGATAACTCCGGGTTATATGCAAAGTGGATGGTGGATTATGTGTTGGTGAGGAATTATGTAACAGGACATACCTATAG GTTTACGTGTGGTAGATGGTTAGGTAGAGGTATAGACGACGGTTCAACTGAAAGACTTCTGGTCGGTAATCTTTTATCCCTGAAAAAAGAAGAGGAGGAGAATAGACCGACCGGTAGCCTTGGGAGAAGCACACCGAGAACACGGTCACCAGCCCCCTCGCCCCGGCCTGAATTGAAAGCCTCCGAATTGCAGTACATGTTGG GAGACTGTGTGAATAACATTGTCAAATGGAGATACACCAGGAATTCCGAAAGACACACTACCCTTACTGCTCTCTTATGCAGTGAAGATGGCCTAGTCCAGTGCCTCgagaatgtttttcttttggggTTCAAATCGGCCAGGATGTTCGTTGGAAAGAATTATCTGTGGGATTATTTTG TTCGTGTAAAAGATCAGTTCGAGCAAAACCTAATGGATGAACTCTCCGGCAATAAAACTGCTAGTTTGGAAAGAAATCACCAAGAAACTGTCGCAGTTTGGAGATGCTACTGCCATCTAATTGATGAGATTAGGCACACCAGCAAAAATTTGGGAAAAGATGGAAAATTCCAACTGTTTATTTGTTTAGGAGTGCG AGAGCATCTACTACACAGAATGCTAATCCCGATGTCGTCTTGCAGAATCACCCAAGAAATGTACGAAGAAAACTCATTTCTACGTAAACGCTCGTTACAAACGTTTTTGACTCAAATACTAGCCCCTTTAGATGAGTTAGACGTAGTCTTAGAAAACTCAGTTACCCATGGCATAACCTCCCCTTCAGCCCACATTtaa